A window of Thermococcus aggregans contains these coding sequences:
- a CDS encoding ASCH domain-containing protein yields MKHVIALHQVYGELIFRGLKYHEIRKAPVFREGDTVFLYIARGDLSVLRRTLGKLGLTEEQVLTKRGSIVGGFEVGEVIKADFETLWELTKDTSGLSFVYGEEAGKQWLKQYIKEYGYAFTIEKPFLFREPLTREKMKELYGVHVEGIIHLSSKTRKPWVKSLLEDLTTREARFI; encoded by the coding sequence GTGAAGCATGTAATAGCTCTCCATCAAGTTTACGGAGAGTTGATATTTAGAGGGCTTAAGTATCACGAAATAAGGAAAGCTCCGGTATTTAGGGAGGGGGATACTGTTTTTCTGTACATTGCGAGAGGAGACCTAAGTGTTTTAAGGAGAACTTTAGGAAAGCTCGGCTTAACCGAGGAGCAGGTTTTGACTAAAAGGGGAAGCATAGTTGGGGGATTTGAAGTCGGAGAAGTCATCAAAGCAGATTTTGAAACACTTTGGGAGCTAACGAAGGACACAAGCGGACTTAGCTTTGTCTACGGTGAAGAGGCAGGTAAACAATGGCTCAAGCAGTACATAAAAGAATACGGCTACGCCTTTACCATAGAAAAGCCGTTTCTCTTTAGAGAGCCACTGACAAGAGAAAAAATGAAAGAGCTCTATGGAGTCCACGTTGAAGGTATAATCCACCTTTCAAGTAAGACAAGGAAGCCTTGGGTTAAGAGCCTCCTTGAAGACCTTACCACTAGAGAGGCCCGCTTTATCTAA
- a CDS encoding CBS domain-containing protein, which produces MKVKSIMTPDPVVIELPATRSYALDLFKKYKVRSFPVVKKGTKELVGIVSIKSVLLHPDEDQLAMLVKRDVPVVHPNDTLKKAVKLMLEHDYRRVVVVDEQNRVVGILTVGDIIRRYLSKNEKMKEVEIEPYYQRYVSVVWRGTPLKAALKALLLSNSMALPVIDDDGNLIGIVDETDILKDSEVVRVMKSAELAASSEEEWILESHPVLLFEKAELQLPKKPVEEIMTTDLKLATPHMSVYEVANIMTREHIEQLPVVKGEGEIIGLIRDIDIIKVIVKKP; this is translated from the coding sequence ATGAAAGTTAAAAGCATCATGACCCCAGACCCAGTGGTAATCGAGCTTCCAGCAACCAGAAGTTATGCACTCGATCTTTTTAAAAAATATAAAGTTAGGTCTTTTCCGGTAGTAAAAAAAGGCACGAAAGAGCTTGTTGGTATAGTTAGTATAAAAAGCGTTCTTTTGCACCCTGATGAAGACCAGCTTGCAATGCTCGTTAAGAGAGATGTTCCAGTCGTGCATCCCAATGATACTTTGAAAAAAGCAGTTAAGCTAATGCTTGAACACGACTACAGGCGTGTAGTTGTAGTAGATGAACAGAATCGCGTTGTGGGTATTTTAACGGTAGGCGATATAATAAGAAGGTATCTCTCCAAGAACGAGAAAATGAAAGAGGTAGAAATTGAGCCATATTATCAAAGATATGTAAGTGTCGTGTGGAGGGGAACACCTCTAAAGGCTGCATTAAAGGCACTGCTCCTCTCAAATTCCATGGCTCTGCCTGTAATAGATGATGATGGGAACCTCATAGGCATCGTCGACGAGACAGACATTCTCAAAGATAGCGAGGTTGTAAGGGTCATGAAAAGTGCAGAGTTAGCCGCTTCCAGCGAAGAAGAGTGGATATTAGAAAGCCACCCGGTGCTTCTATTTGAAAAGGCAGAGCTTCAACTACCCAAGAAGCCAGTTGAAGAAATCATGACAACTGACCTAAAGCTCGCAACCCCCCATATGAGCGTTTATGAGGTCGCAAACATAATGACAAGGGAACACATAGAGCAGCTACCTGTAGTAAAAGGAGAAGGGGAAATAATAGGGCTGATTAGGGACATTGACATCATAAAGGTAATCGTGAAAAAGCCATGA
- a CDS encoding homoserine dehydrogenase has product MKEVSLSLIGFGNVGKGVAEVILNKNQYFKEKYGLDIKVVSITDSTATIWDPEGIDLKEALEIKRSFGSLKFWGSEYDIYDLKPPDVVEEVESDVIVDVTNDKNAADWHLKALNNGKAVVTSNKPPVVFRYRELLETAYKKNVPYLFEATVMAGTPIISLLRNALFADSVERIWGVLNGTTTFILNCMEEGMSFEEALKKAQELGIAERDPSNDIGGIDAGYKGVILHNIAFHPFDFKKASIEGIERISEKEIQENIKKGTVTRLVTLVENGKVEVRPIKLPTNHPLAVKGTSNVALIESDLLGELVIKGAGAGVKETASGVVSDIIRASLETKHL; this is encoded by the coding sequence ATGAAGGAAGTCTCCCTTTCTCTTATTGGTTTTGGTAACGTCGGAAAAGGCGTTGCAGAGGTAATCCTCAATAAGAACCAGTACTTCAAAGAGAAATATGGCCTTGATATCAAAGTAGTGAGCATTACCGATTCCACAGCCACTATATGGGATCCCGAAGGCATAGACCTAAAAGAAGCCCTAGAAATTAAGAGAAGTTTTGGTTCGCTTAAATTCTGGGGAAGCGAATATGATATCTACGATTTAAAGCCCCCCGATGTAGTTGAGGAAGTAGAGAGCGACGTAATAGTTGATGTTACCAACGATAAAAATGCAGCAGACTGGCATTTAAAAGCATTGAACAATGGAAAAGCCGTTGTAACTTCAAACAAGCCACCTGTGGTTTTTAGATATAGAGAACTTCTCGAAACGGCATATAAAAAGAACGTGCCCTATCTCTTTGAAGCTACCGTGATGGCAGGGACGCCGATAATAAGCCTCCTAAGAAATGCTCTCTTTGCTGATTCCGTAGAAAGGATTTGGGGCGTGCTTAACGGTACAACAACATTTATCTTAAACTGCATGGAAGAAGGCATGAGCTTTGAAGAAGCCCTTAAAAAAGCCCAAGAGCTCGGAATAGCCGAGAGAGATCCATCAAACGATATCGGTGGAATTGACGCTGGCTATAAAGGTGTTATTTTACACAACATAGCTTTCCATCCCTTTGATTTCAAAAAAGCTTCCATAGAGGGCATAGAGAGGATCTCAGAAAAAGAAATCCAAGAAAACATCAAAAAAGGAACTGTTACGAGGCTTGTTACCCTCGTAGAGAATGGAAAAGTAGAGGTAAGACCCATAAAATTGCCCACAAACCACCCACTTGCCGTTAAAGGCACTTCAAACGTTGCCCTAATAGAGAGCGATTTACTTGGAGAGCTTGTTATCAAGGGTGCTGGGGCAGGAGTAAAAGAGACCGCCTCTGGGGTCGTGAGTGATATAATAAGGGCATCACTGGAAACCAAACATTTATAA
- a CDS encoding ZPR1 zinc finger domain-containing protein codes for MSEIQEVRLGNCPICGGKNTLKALNHIHEIPYFGKVMESTIICEKCGYRNADVMILEEREPKLYTVRVEEEKDLFTRVVRSKSGTIELEEIGVKIEPGPASQGFVTNIEGVLERTRETLLMARNFKVQENEEESVKKIDEILAYIKEVKEGKKPLTVKIMDPFGNSALIGEKVKSRLLTKEEIKKLSTGPYVVYYPEEETE; via the coding sequence ATGAGTGAGATACAGGAGGTTAGGCTTGGCAACTGTCCAATATGTGGGGGGAAGAACACGTTAAAAGCCCTTAATCATATTCATGAAATTCCATATTTTGGTAAGGTAATGGAATCCACAATAATATGTGAGAAGTGTGGGTACAGAAATGCTGATGTTATGATACTCGAGGAGAGAGAGCCCAAACTCTACACCGTTAGGGTAGAGGAGGAGAAAGACCTTTTCACGAGAGTTGTGAGGAGTAAAAGTGGCACCATTGAGCTTGAGGAAATTGGAGTTAAGATAGAACCCGGGCCAGCTAGCCAAGGCTTTGTAACGAATATAGAGGGCGTGCTCGAAAGAACAAGAGAAACACTTTTGATGGCCAGGAACTTTAAAGTTCAGGAAAATGAGGAAGAAAGTGTAAAGAAAATTGATGAAATATTGGCTTATATCAAGGAAGTCAAGGAGGGCAAAAAACCCTTAACAGTGAAAATTATGGATCCATTTGGAAACAGTGCGTTAATAGGAGAGAAAGTTAAGAGCAGGCTCCTTACAAAAGAAGAAATCAAAAAACTCAGCACAGGGCCTTACGTGGTATACTACCCCGAGGAAGAAACCGAATGA
- a CDS encoding D-glucuronyl C5-epimerase family protein codes for MGCTRRIIGLFAVLIIVIPLGAWAITQVKHELNPTLTNTTPERESSNYTKLDDYMLLATKYPFLKVLLSKNKNISQSFPDAGYTVHVFAKIARERDLTDSELKILEITLKANECYFSKREPPEKSYYVISFSEKRPHEGIPYVECPNFTSRLPFVYYKGRGFQYYPVTATNWAYFYLKRGMNEDAEAILKEMLPLMEVEETNNLTVGLFKVYFSPPGGSSYIPWISSFSQGMLAGLYAWLYNETGNRSYLQVAQLIFNSFYMPAEEKGFVENTSYGLWFLEYPCKRDFLILNGHIITLKGLWLYYNFTEDERAEELFWKGVESVEKALPDCDTGSWSLYAVNSSPAREDYHRLHINLLVWLYAKTEREIFLEYAKKWNDYLREKGLEEEDIEALLRQTQN; via the coding sequence GTGGGTTGTACGAGGCGCATAATTGGACTCTTTGCGGTGTTAATAATCGTTATCCCCCTTGGAGCTTGGGCTATCACACAAGTTAAACATGAATTGAATCCTACTCTAACAAATACAACTCCAGAAAGAGAATCCAGCAATTACACAAAACTGGATGACTACATGCTTCTTGCTACAAAATATCCCTTTTTGAAAGTTCTGCTATCAAAGAACAAGAACATCTCCCAAAGCTTTCCGGACGCAGGTTATACCGTTCATGTCTTCGCGAAAATAGCCCGGGAACGAGACCTAACAGATTCAGAGCTTAAGATACTTGAGATAACTTTGAAGGCAAATGAGTGCTATTTCTCCAAGAGGGAACCCCCAGAAAAGAGCTACTACGTAATCTCGTTCTCGGAAAAAAGACCTCACGAAGGAATACCCTATGTCGAATGTCCTAATTTCACGAGCAGGTTGCCCTTTGTGTACTATAAAGGAAGAGGCTTCCAGTATTATCCTGTCACGGCAACCAATTGGGCATACTTTTACTTAAAGAGAGGCATGAATGAGGACGCAGAGGCTATTCTAAAAGAGATGCTTCCCCTAATGGAGGTCGAGGAGACAAACAACTTAACAGTCGGCTTGTTCAAAGTCTACTTCTCTCCCCCTGGGGGGTCTTCATACATTCCATGGATATCCTCATTTTCTCAAGGAATGCTTGCTGGCCTTTATGCGTGGCTTTATAACGAGACAGGAAACCGTTCATACCTCCAAGTAGCTCAACTTATCTTCAACTCTTTCTATATGCCCGCAGAGGAAAAAGGTTTCGTCGAGAACACGAGCTATGGGCTCTGGTTTCTTGAGTACCCCTGCAAGCGAGACTTCCTTATACTCAACGGACATATAATAACCCTAAAGGGATTGTGGCTATATTACAACTTTACAGAAGATGAGAGAGCAGAGGAACTCTTTTGGAAAGGCGTGGAAAGCGTTGAGAAAGCTCTTCCAGACTGCGACACTGGGAGCTGGAGTCTTTATGCGGTAAACAGTTCCCCAGCACGTGAGGATTACCACCGGCTCCACATAAACCTTCTTGTCTGGCTATACGCTAAGACTGAAAGAGAAATATTTCTTGAATACGCCAAGAAATGGAATGATTACTTAAGGGAAAAGGGACTAGAAGAGGAAGATATAGAAGCACTACTTAGGCAAACGCAAAATTAA